Proteins co-encoded in one Halodesulfovibrio sp. MK-HDV genomic window:
- a CDS encoding DUF1656 domain-containing protein, whose product MGTTAFLGGSMPHELSFIGIYFSPLLANFILGVTCALGTAFVLNYFRISQYVGYPPLVFISLVVLYTCLLSKYVIPA is encoded by the coding sequence ATGGGTACAACCGCGTTTTTAGGAGGATCTATGCCACATGAATTATCCTTTATAGGGATCTATTTTTCACCATTACTGGCAAATTTTATTTTAGGGGTAACGTGTGCTTTGGGTACGGCATTTGTCTTAAACTATTTTCGGATTTCTCAGTATGTCGGCTACCCACCACTTGTGTTTATTTCATTGGTAGTGCTCTACACATGCTTGTTAAGTAAGTATGTAATTCCTGCATAA
- a CDS encoding HlyD family secretion protein translates to MRRLFQWFLTCAFVATAIVVLLVRYEDFLIKPWTRDGQVQADIITIASRVTGPIVFVGFRDNQYVKKGELLFTVDKSTFIATVNQAKAQLKVDEANAAEALDVLMRSRKLVEEDVDAIARQALVQYEYAWQAADAKVNESKALLETAQLDLNFTDVYAPVSGYITNYSLYKGTMSVADVPLVSIVDASTYWIYAYFRETEIRNIRKGDKAEVTLMGYPETPILGVVQSLGWGIYQSNSSLGQNLLPEVNATFEWIRLAQRIPIRIYLTHIPPNVRLRVGTTASILIDTDARGEVYREDGEVRQSVRQKKTGY, encoded by the coding sequence ATGAGGCGTCTTTTTCAATGGTTTCTCACATGTGCTTTTGTAGCAACAGCAATTGTTGTTCTTTTGGTGCGCTATGAGGATTTTTTGATTAAGCCGTGGACGCGTGATGGGCAGGTGCAGGCAGACATCATTACAATCGCTTCACGTGTGACGGGGCCTATTGTTTTTGTAGGATTTAGAGACAATCAGTATGTGAAAAAAGGTGAGCTGTTGTTCACTGTAGATAAGAGTACGTTTATTGCGACTGTAAATCAGGCTAAAGCGCAGTTGAAAGTGGATGAAGCGAATGCTGCGGAAGCATTGGATGTACTTATGCGTTCCCGTAAGCTTGTTGAGGAAGATGTTGACGCAATCGCTCGTCAGGCACTTGTTCAGTATGAATATGCCTGGCAGGCAGCAGATGCAAAAGTTAACGAATCAAAAGCATTACTGGAAACAGCACAGTTGGATTTGAATTTCACGGACGTATATGCACCCGTGTCCGGATACATAACGAACTATAGTTTATATAAAGGCACAATGTCTGTGGCAGATGTTCCTTTAGTTTCTATTGTCGATGCCTCTACGTATTGGATTTATGCGTATTTCAGAGAGACTGAGATTCGGAATATTCGTAAAGGGGATAAGGCAGAGGTTACACTTATGGGGTATCCTGAAACGCCAATTCTGGGAGTGGTTCAAAGCTTGGGGTGGGGCATATACCAATCAAACAGTAGCTTAGGGCAAAACTTACTGCCGGAAGTTAACGCAACGTTTGAGTGGATTCGCCTTGCCCAGCGTATTCCGATCAGAATTTACCTAACCCATATCCCGCCTAATGTTCGACTCCGTGTGGGGACAACAGCATCTATTCTGATAGACACTGACGCACGCGGTGAGGTGTATAGGGAAGATGGTGAGGTTCGCCAAAGCGTCAGACAAAAAAAGACCGGCTATTAG